One stretch of Bradyrhizobium canariense DNA includes these proteins:
- a CDS encoding gamma-glutamyltransferase family protein translates to MFTTRPEIAGSFGVAASTHWIATQVAMAVLERGGNAFDAATAAGFTLQVVEPHLNGPGGDLPAIIHCARTKTQHVICGHAGAPRAATIDVFRKLGIDQVPGTGLLPAVVPGSFDGWCLMLRDWGTWEFADVIAFAIGYARRGAYVLPNINAAIESVRAMFESAWPTSAAVFLLNGNVPPTGGLLTRPALAETWERLIREAVGSNREARIDAVRKAWYRGFVAEAIDRFFRDTDVLDVTGRRHRGLLTGDDLAGWTAHVEPPVSLNYRDHTVLKCGVWSQGPAFLQQLALLKGLGVAALNPLGAEFIHIVTESAKLAFADREAYYGDPNYADVPLTQLLSEEYNNDRRRLIGPLASNELRPGSLPGYQALIDHLPSPDVAVTAGIGEPTVAGAGEPTVARLGAVRGDTCHLDVIDRFGNMVSATPSGGWLQSSPVIPELGFCLGTRGQMFSLTPDHPNSLAPGKRPRTTLSPSFALRDGNAWMAFGTPGGDQQDQWSLIFFLRMVDHRMTIQQAIDAPSFHSEHWPSSFWPRTASPGKLVIEGRYGADVRNELKRKGHTVEQGGDWSEGRLSAARIEPDGQMYAGANPRGMQGYAAGR, encoded by the coding sequence ATGTTCACTACCCGTCCGGAAATTGCCGGGAGTTTCGGCGTGGCCGCAAGCACCCATTGGATCGCCACTCAAGTGGCGATGGCAGTGCTCGAGCGCGGCGGAAACGCGTTCGACGCAGCCACCGCCGCCGGCTTCACGCTCCAGGTTGTCGAACCTCACCTGAACGGCCCGGGCGGCGATCTTCCCGCGATCATCCATTGCGCGCGAACGAAGACGCAACACGTGATCTGCGGACACGCAGGAGCGCCCCGCGCCGCGACCATCGACGTATTCCGCAAGCTCGGTATCGATCAGGTTCCCGGCACCGGCCTGCTCCCCGCGGTGGTGCCGGGTTCATTCGACGGCTGGTGCCTTATGCTGCGGGATTGGGGGACTTGGGAGTTCGCCGATGTGATCGCTTTTGCCATCGGCTATGCCAGACGCGGCGCCTACGTTCTGCCGAACATCAACGCGGCCATCGAAAGCGTTCGGGCGATGTTCGAAAGCGCCTGGCCGACTTCAGCCGCGGTGTTTCTTCTAAACGGTAATGTCCCACCGACGGGCGGGCTGCTCACGCGCCCAGCGCTGGCGGAGACATGGGAACGGCTCATCCGCGAAGCCGTCGGCTCTAATCGCGAAGCGCGCATCGACGCCGTGCGTAAAGCCTGGTATCGCGGCTTTGTGGCGGAGGCGATCGACCGGTTTTTCCGCGACACCGACGTTCTTGACGTCACAGGCCGCCGCCATCGGGGCCTTCTAACCGGCGATGATCTTGCCGGGTGGACGGCGCATGTAGAGCCGCCGGTGAGCCTCAACTATCGTGACCATACCGTCCTGAAGTGCGGCGTATGGAGTCAGGGGCCTGCGTTCTTGCAGCAACTCGCGTTGCTAAAGGGACTGGGAGTGGCAGCGTTGAACCCCCTCGGCGCCGAATTTATCCATATCGTTACTGAGAGCGCGAAACTCGCTTTCGCCGATCGTGAAGCCTATTATGGCGACCCAAACTATGCCGATGTTCCGCTAACGCAGCTATTATCTGAGGAATACAACAACGACCGGCGTCGCCTGATTGGACCACTGGCATCGAATGAATTGCGACCCGGCTCGCTTCCGGGCTACCAGGCGTTGATCGATCACTTGCCGAGCCCGGACGTTGCCGTGACGGCCGGTATTGGCGAGCCTACTGTCGCCGGCGCTGGAGAGCCCACGGTTGCACGGCTCGGCGCGGTCCGCGGCGATACCTGCCATCTCGATGTCATTGACCGCTTCGGCAATATGGTCAGTGCAACGCCGTCCGGCGGCTGGCTACAATCCTCGCCCGTCATTCCTGAGCTTGGCTTCTGTCTTGGCACGCGCGGTCAAATGTTTTCGCTGACGCCCGATCATCCGAATAGTCTCGCTCCAGGCAAGCGGCCGCGGACAACGCTGTCGCCCAGCTTCGCTCTTCGCGACGGCAACGCATGGATGGCATTCGGAACGCCAGGAGGCGACCAGCAAGACCAGTGGTCGCTCATTTTCTTTCTGCGCATGGTCGATCACAGGATGACGATCCAGCAGGCGATCGACGCGCCGAGCTTCCACAGCGAGCATTGGCCGAGCAGCTTCTGGCCCCGCACGGCTTCCCCGGGGAAACTGGTGATTGAAGGTCGCTATGGCGCAGACGTGCGCAACGAGTTGAAGCGCAAGGGCCACACAGTGGAACAGGGTGGAGATTGGTCGGAAGGCCGCCTCTCCGCCGCGCGGATCGAACCTGATGGGCAGATGTATGCCGGCGCGAATCCACGAGGGATGCAGGGATACGCAGCCGGCCGCTGA
- a CDS encoding pyridoxamine 5'-phosphate oxidase family protein: protein MDKKLDTFPVSARNKVRLMRQRGSYDKKLVYSILDSALLCNVGYVIDGQPYVTPTAFWREQNHLYWHGSSASRALIAQSKGIPVCLTVSHVDGLVIARSGFHSSVNYRSVMAFGQASLVEDEDHKRRAMDVYVDRFVPGRTSANRAATDKELQATKLLSMDIEEASAKVRVGMPVDDDEDYALPVWAGVVNFKTLVAGISPDPKNLPDVSVPPGIAVYAEGRMVDETLSAIYDGDTTSSHG, encoded by the coding sequence ATGGACAAGAAGCTCGATACCTTTCCAGTCAGCGCGCGAAACAAGGTCAGGCTCATGCGGCAACGCGGATCCTATGACAAGAAACTCGTTTACAGCATTCTTGACTCCGCGCTCTTGTGCAACGTTGGTTACGTCATCGATGGCCAGCCCTATGTAACGCCCACCGCATTCTGGCGCGAACAGAACCATCTCTATTGGCACGGCTCCTCGGCAAGCCGCGCGCTGATAGCGCAAAGCAAGGGCATTCCCGTCTGTTTGACGGTGTCGCATGTTGATGGTCTTGTGATCGCCCGTTCCGGATTTCATAGCTCGGTCAACTATCGCTCCGTGATGGCGTTTGGCCAAGCTTCGCTGGTCGAGGATGAAGATCACAAGCGGCGGGCGATGGACGTCTATGTCGATCGCTTCGTTCCAGGTCGCACTTCCGCCAATCGGGCCGCGACAGACAAAGAGCTGCAGGCCACCAAGTTGCTCAGCATGGATATCGAAGAGGCGTCGGCCAAGGTTCGCGTTGGCATGCCGGTTGATGACGACGAGGATTACGCGCTCCCAGTCTGGGCCGGTGTCGTCAATTTCAAGACTCTCGTCGCCGGAATATCGCCGGATCCGAAGAATCTGCCGGATGTCTCGGTACCGCCCGGTATTGCGGTCTATGCCGAGGGGCGGATGGTGGACGAGACGCTGAGCGCGATTTACGACGGCGACACGACGTCCAGCCACGGCTGA
- a CDS encoding amidohydrolase/deacetylase family metallohydrolase codes for MTIAVRSNSAPPDNAPTRYDLVLRGARVIDPSRDIDTRLDVAFAGGLVAEVAPQIECAAADIRDVSGLILAPGFIDLHAHVYWGATSISVKPELVAARGGVTTVVDAGSAGPGNFPGLRHHIIERSSLRILAFLNVSFPGIFAYSAPVMVGECTDLRLLDLDECIRIVNENRDLIVGIKVRVGRIASGSSGIAPLDMALEVAAETGLPVMAHVDYLPPSRKDVLMRLRPGDILTHCFKPFPNAPLRPDGEIWEEVLIARERGVIFDLGHGAGSLDFRIAKGMLAKGFVPDVLSTDLHVLNVEGPVFDLMTTLSKFHVMGLGLSDIVRSVTSAPAGAISRPQIGTLAPGAVGDATLFEVEEGSFEFRDCVGKTMQSSTRLVPRGSVFAGVWRSQ; via the coding sequence ATGACGATTGCGGTCCGTTCGAATTCTGCGCCTCCAGATAACGCACCGACCCGATACGATCTCGTCCTGCGCGGTGCGCGCGTGATCGACCCGAGCAGAGATATTGATACGCGTCTCGACGTTGCTTTCGCGGGAGGCCTGGTGGCCGAAGTTGCGCCGCAGATCGAGTGCGCCGCCGCCGACATTCGCGATGTATCAGGCCTCATTCTGGCCCCGGGCTTTATCGATCTGCATGCCCATGTCTATTGGGGCGCGACATCCATCAGCGTCAAACCTGAACTGGTGGCGGCGCGCGGTGGGGTCACCACGGTTGTTGATGCGGGGAGCGCCGGACCGGGGAATTTTCCGGGCTTGCGCCATCATATCATCGAGCGCTCCAGTCTGCGTATTCTGGCATTCCTCAATGTGTCGTTTCCGGGCATTTTTGCCTACAGCGCGCCCGTGATGGTCGGGGAATGTACCGACCTGCGCCTGCTCGACCTCGATGAATGTATACGGATTGTCAACGAGAATCGCGACCTGATCGTTGGTATCAAGGTTCGGGTGGGCCGTATCGCCAGCGGCTCCAGCGGAATTGCGCCGCTGGACATGGCGTTGGAGGTTGCTGCGGAAACCGGGCTACCGGTGATGGCGCATGTCGACTACCTTCCGCCCAGCCGAAAGGACGTGCTGATGCGCCTGCGTCCCGGCGATATCCTGACGCATTGCTTCAAGCCGTTTCCCAACGCGCCACTGCGACCGGATGGTGAAATCTGGGAAGAGGTGCTGATCGCGCGGGAACGCGGAGTGATATTCGATCTCGGCCACGGCGCGGGCTCGCTGGATTTCCGTATCGCCAAAGGAATGCTCGCGAAGGGATTTGTGCCCGACGTGCTCTCGACCGACCTGCATGTGTTGAACGTCGAAGGACCGGTATTCGATCTCATGACAACCCTGTCGAAATTCCATGTCATGGGCCTGGGGCTTTCAGACATCGTGCGCAGCGTCACGTCGGCTCCGGCGGGCGCGATATCCCGGCCGCAGATCGGAACGCTTGCGCCCGGCGCGGTCGGTGATGCCACATTGTTCGAGGTGGAGGAGGGGAGCTTCGAATTCCGCGACTGCGTCGGGAAGACGATGCAAAGCAGTACGAGGCTTGTTCCACGTGGAAGCGTCTTCGCCGGTGTCTGGCGTTCCCAATGA
- a CDS encoding ABC transporter ATP-binding protein — protein MLELKKIESGYGPARILHGVSLTVGKAEIVCLLGSNGAGKTTTLLTILGILKPSAGTMVFNGEALGGCKTTEIVRRGIAIVPEGRRIFGPMTVAENLMIGASVRNEPAAAAETLEMVLELFPLLRERLDQLSGTLSGGQQQMLAIGRALMTRPQLILMDEPSMGLSPLMCDEVFDIILRIRDRGLSVLLVEQNAYASLAVASRGYVLESGQIALEGSARELREDDMIKEAYL, from the coding sequence ATGCTGGAGCTGAAGAAAATTGAATCCGGCTACGGGCCAGCCAGAATCCTCCACGGAGTTTCGCTGACCGTTGGTAAGGCCGAGATCGTTTGTCTTCTGGGCAGCAACGGTGCGGGCAAGACAACCACGTTGCTGACGATCCTCGGCATCTTGAAGCCCTCAGCAGGAACGATGGTCTTCAACGGAGAAGCGCTTGGCGGGTGCAAGACGACCGAGATAGTCCGTCGTGGTATTGCCATCGTTCCCGAAGGCCGTCGTATATTCGGGCCGATGACGGTAGCGGAAAATCTCATGATCGGCGCGTCCGTCCGCAATGAGCCCGCCGCCGCGGCCGAAACGCTCGAGATGGTCCTGGAGCTTTTTCCGCTTCTGCGTGAACGCCTGGATCAGCTGAGCGGAACCCTCTCGGGAGGCCAGCAACAGATGCTGGCGATTGGCCGCGCCTTGATGACACGCCCGCAACTAATTCTGATGGATGAGCCATCAATGGGGCTGTCACCACTCATGTGCGACGAGGTGTTCGATATCATTTTGCGGATTCGCGACCGTGGTCTCTCCGTTCTCCTGGTAGAGCAGAATGCTTATGCGTCGCTCGCGGTTGCATCGCGGGGCTATGTGCTCGAGTCCGGTCAGATTGCCCTCGAAGGCTCCGCGCGAGAGTTGCGAGAGGATGACATGATCAAGGAAGCCTACCTATGA
- a CDS encoding ABC transporter ATP-binding protein — protein sequence MALLSVRDLTQRFSGLTALDDVSFDVEEGAIVGLIGPNGAGKTTMINLITGICRPTSGDILFGGKSLVGRKPHQIARDGIGRTFQQIRLFDQLSVVENVMVGMDSHLRTSYGAAVLDLPSVAREEAKMRADALTLLAEGRGGLEAFSERRAGELPYADKRRLEIVRALATRPRLLLLDEPAAGMALQEIRNLVHDLLRIRSKGTTIILIEHKMRLIEGVTDKVIVLDYGRKIAEGSFDEIRRDARVIEAYLGRGYANAGAEEN from the coding sequence ATGGCGCTTCTTTCCGTTCGCGATCTCACTCAACGGTTCTCCGGTCTTACCGCACTCGATGACGTCAGTTTCGATGTCGAAGAGGGCGCCATCGTCGGTCTGATCGGCCCCAACGGAGCCGGGAAGACGACCATGATCAATCTGATCACCGGCATCTGCCGGCCGACCTCGGGCGATATCCTGTTTGGTGGGAAATCCCTGGTCGGGCGCAAACCGCACCAGATCGCTCGCGATGGAATTGGCCGGACCTTCCAGCAGATACGGCTGTTCGACCAGCTTAGCGTCGTCGAGAATGTCATGGTCGGAATGGATTCGCATCTGCGAACCAGCTATGGCGCGGCCGTTTTGGACCTGCCTTCCGTCGCCAGGGAGGAAGCGAAGATGCGCGCGGATGCGCTGACCCTCTTGGCGGAGGGCCGTGGCGGCCTGGAGGCATTTTCCGAGCGCCGCGCGGGTGAACTTCCATACGCCGACAAGAGGCGGCTCGAAATTGTCCGTGCGTTGGCGACCAGGCCACGGCTTCTTTTGCTCGATGAGCCTGCCGCGGGTATGGCTCTGCAGGAGATACGAAATCTGGTGCACGATCTGCTGCGTATCAGGTCGAAAGGCACAACCATCATTCTCATCGAGCACAAGATGCGCTTGATCGAGGGGGTAACCGACAAGGTCATCGTGCTCGACTACGGACGGAAAATTGCAGAAGGCTCGTTCGATGAAATCCGCAGGGATGCGCGAGTGATCGAGGCGTATCTGGGGAGGGGCTATGCAAATGCTGGAGCTGAAGAAAATTGA
- a CDS encoding branched-chain amino acid ABC transporter permease gives MTELRSSPDPVSSSIAAGLLGSPFGASSRFASIFFAGTVLFGAYALVICGLRLADSAMLIGYVAGVALLCVCWYFAANRFAFMREVLVRERGFLIVGVVLCAMSYPFLADGPYQVHVMAMAGIFALMALGLNVNIGYAGLADFGFIAYYAIGAYASAIFSTRLGVSFWLCVPLAGLFAAALSLLVSFPALRVKGHYLALVTLGFAFIVIQLITNLEGLTGGTQGISGIASPSLFGHSFRAPIKLAGITLPYQANFYYLVLACLVLGALVCARLGRSRWGRAWAAMRNDEIAAEASGLSLTKLKLLAFGTGACLGGIAGSLYAHMIGYLDPSSFRFIESVFLLAVVVLGNFRIAGVIAAAVVFTVLPEKLRAFDDWRLLIFGLALLGIMLVRGRRMISTSH, from the coding sequence ATGACTGAGCTACGTTCGAGTCCCGATCCGGTGTCGTCGTCAATCGCAGCGGGTCTTCTCGGATCGCCGTTCGGCGCCTCCTCGCGATTCGCTTCGATTTTCTTTGCAGGCACGGTTTTATTCGGTGCGTATGCGCTCGTAATTTGTGGATTGCGGCTGGCGGATTCGGCGATGTTGATTGGCTATGTCGCCGGGGTCGCGCTCCTGTGCGTATGCTGGTATTTCGCCGCCAACCGCTTTGCATTCATGCGCGAAGTGTTGGTGCGAGAGCGCGGTTTCCTGATTGTCGGCGTCGTTCTATGCGCGATGTCCTATCCGTTCCTCGCCGACGGTCCTTATCAAGTGCACGTCATGGCGATGGCAGGCATCTTTGCCTTGATGGCGCTCGGCCTGAACGTCAATATCGGCTACGCCGGCCTCGCAGACTTCGGCTTCATCGCCTACTATGCGATAGGGGCCTACGCCTCGGCGATCTTCAGCACCCGATTGGGGGTGAGCTTTTGGCTTTGTGTGCCGCTTGCCGGCCTGTTCGCCGCGGCCCTCAGCCTTTTGGTCTCGTTTCCGGCCCTGCGGGTCAAGGGCCATTATCTCGCGCTGGTTACCCTCGGGTTCGCCTTCATCGTCATTCAGCTGATCACCAACCTGGAAGGCTTGACGGGCGGAACACAGGGGATTTCCGGTATCGCTTCACCCAGCCTGTTTGGTCACAGCTTCCGGGCTCCCATTAAGCTGGCAGGCATCACGCTCCCTTATCAGGCGAACTTCTACTATCTCGTGCTGGCTTGCCTGGTCCTTGGGGCATTGGTCTGCGCGCGGCTGGGCCGGTCGCGATGGGGCCGTGCGTGGGCTGCGATGCGGAACGACGAGATCGCGGCGGAAGCCTCCGGTCTTAGTCTGACAAAACTCAAGCTGCTGGCGTTTGGCACGGGAGCTTGTCTCGGCGGCATTGCGGGCTCACTCTATGCCCATATGATCGGATATCTCGATCCGTCGAGTTTTCGCTTCATCGAGTCGGTGTTTCTGCTCGCCGTCGTGGTGCTCGGAAATTTCCGGATCGCAGGTGTTATTGCCGCGGCCGTGGTCTTCACTGTCTTGCCTGAGAAGCTGCGCGCCTTCGACGACTGGCGGTTGCTGATCTTTGGCCTGGCGTTGCTCGGAATCATGCTGGTCCGCGGCCGCCGCATGATCTCCACGAGTCATTGA
- a CDS encoding branched-chain amino acid ABC transporter permease has translation MLSQQLVNAAVLGSMYALIAVGFTLYFGVLNLINLAHGAIYMIGAFVALSAFRWGQKFELPLPVLLILVSIIAVVFSGLIGMIVEKIAVKPLRRAPPLVFLITSIAVYLVLEEMVLLFYPDGGNPQVFPDPFGQKTFAIGTTIVGYVQVFLVSVAVLSIATLHLIITRTELGRAIRAVTADATGALMMGIDVDGTISRTFFIGSGLAALGGIMEGMNFGAVMFNMGFIAAIKGFTAAVIGGLGNVYGALVGGYLLGLMEVFTSAYVPSGSAYKNIITFGVLILCLVFRPNGLLSRP, from the coding sequence ATGTTAAGTCAGCAACTGGTCAACGCAGCGGTACTGGGCAGCATGTACGCGCTGATCGCGGTTGGCTTCACGCTTTATTTTGGAGTGCTGAATCTCATCAACCTTGCTCACGGCGCGATCTACATGATCGGCGCGTTCGTTGCGTTGAGCGCATTTCGGTGGGGTCAGAAGTTCGAACTGCCGCTGCCCGTTTTGCTCATTCTGGTTTCGATTATCGCCGTGGTTTTCTCGGGTCTGATCGGCATGATCGTGGAGAAGATTGCCGTGAAGCCATTGCGGCGTGCGCCTCCGCTGGTGTTTTTGATCACGTCGATTGCCGTATACCTGGTTCTCGAGGAGATGGTTCTGCTGTTCTATCCCGACGGAGGAAATCCGCAGGTTTTTCCCGATCCGTTCGGACAAAAAACATTCGCGATCGGCACGACAATCGTCGGCTATGTCCAGGTCTTCCTGGTGAGCGTCGCGGTGTTGTCGATCGCGACGCTTCATCTCATTATCACCCGAACAGAGCTCGGCCGTGCGATCCGTGCAGTAACCGCAGATGCAACGGGGGCCCTGATGATGGGTATCGATGTGGATGGAACCATCAGTCGCACCTTCTTTATCGGCTCCGGCTTGGCAGCCCTCGGCGGCATCATGGAGGGGATGAATTTCGGCGCGGTAATGTTCAATATGGGCTTCATCGCTGCCATCAAGGGCTTCACCGCCGCGGTCATCGGCGGTCTGGGCAATGTGTATGGCGCGCTGGTGGGAGGATATCTTCTCGGCCTGATGGAGGTGTTTACCAGTGCCTATGTGCCGAGCGGCAGCGCCTACAAGAATATCATTACCTTCGGTGTGCTCATCCTTTGCCTCGTATTTCGTCCAAATGGGCTGTTGAGCCGGCCGTAA
- a CDS encoding branched-chain amino acid ABC transporter substrate-binding protein, giving the protein MTRSAHFSLKTKQVLGAALFVMMAVGFAQTAEAKKVVKICAVLPTSGPNAAVGAGMMNSMVLAANQINASGKLGDIELEIVKLDDGSQASIGVSAVLRAAADPDVLACSAHWNSPVALATRDIFYREGLANLTPASINWRLTAEQKGDQIFRIAPPDTWQLQMAARYPISLGKKKFYLIDDNTQYGKSLVTEMEKYATPLGGEKVGSDSIAVGEKDFTAVLTKAKALSPDFIFFGGVTTESALLRQQMVKLGMDSLFYTGSGTMSPTFVSIAGAAAEGARAYFYGLPYQSYPGGKAFTTAYAAAGFDKPPETYGIWAYACIEVLADAVKRAAAEGKLNRSGIIDVLKDGKFSTVLGDISFPPPGDVKQRVMGYYVVEKGNWVMTDFSKEEADSKIVKLDAPVPLDAQ; this is encoded by the coding sequence ATGACGAGATCGGCGCATTTCTCACTCAAGACAAAACAGGTTCTCGGAGCGGCGTTGTTCGTTATGATGGCAGTCGGCTTCGCGCAGACGGCGGAGGCGAAGAAAGTCGTCAAGATCTGTGCTGTGCTTCCGACCTCCGGGCCGAATGCAGCGGTCGGCGCAGGCATGATGAACTCGATGGTTCTCGCCGCCAACCAGATCAATGCTTCCGGCAAGCTTGGCGATATCGAGCTTGAAATCGTCAAACTCGACGACGGGTCTCAGGCGAGCATTGGTGTTAGCGCGGTGTTGCGTGCCGCCGCTGATCCCGACGTTTTGGCCTGTTCCGCGCACTGGAATTCGCCGGTCGCGCTCGCGACACGCGATATTTTCTACCGCGAGGGACTGGCCAACCTGACGCCGGCGTCGATCAACTGGCGTCTCACTGCCGAGCAGAAGGGTGATCAGATATTTCGGATTGCTCCGCCGGATACGTGGCAGCTGCAGATGGCGGCCCGCTATCCGATCAGTCTCGGAAAGAAGAAGTTCTATCTTATCGACGACAACACGCAATACGGTAAATCCCTTGTCACCGAGATGGAGAAGTACGCTACTCCGCTGGGAGGCGAAAAGGTCGGGTCCGACAGCATTGCAGTCGGCGAAAAGGATTTCACGGCGGTTCTGACGAAGGCCAAGGCGCTTTCGCCGGATTTCATCTTCTTCGGTGGCGTAACCACAGAGTCAGCGCTACTGCGCCAGCAGATGGTTAAGCTTGGCATGGACTCGCTGTTCTATACAGGCTCCGGGACAATGTCCCCGACCTTCGTTTCCATTGCCGGTGCAGCGGCGGAGGGCGCACGCGCCTACTTTTACGGTTTGCCATATCAGTCCTATCCCGGCGGAAAGGCGTTCACGACCGCCTACGCAGCCGCCGGCTTCGACAAGCCGCCTGAAACCTACGGCATCTGGGCCTACGCCTGCATCGAGGTGCTGGCGGACGCCGTCAAGCGCGCGGCCGCCGAAGGCAAGCTGAACCGCAGCGGCATTATAGATGTCCTCAAGGACGGAAAATTCTCGACGGTTCTCGGCGATATCAGTTTCCCGCCACCCGGAGACGTCAAGCAGCGGGTGATGGGCTACTACGTCGTCGAGAAGGGCAACTGGGTGATGACGGACTTCAGCAAGGAAGAAGCAGACAGTAAGATCGTCAAGCTCGATGCACCGGTGCCTCTGGACGCGCAGTAG
- a CDS encoding GIY-YIG nuclease family protein has translation MSKRFGPYVCPGVVDCGALMDFVHRDATEAKKKSREEAKRVFEGIKAAHADWLKEHRLSGRALRRAGSPFSESYDDLERWLEETAPQKKPRAKSGFVYVIGLAEDPTAVKIGFAANVDDRLLTLQTSSHRTLKVLATIKGTIAMERKLHRDFADDHIRGEWFRRSEAIESFVARTGSAYLP, from the coding sequence ATGTCCAAAAGATTTGGCCCGTATGTTTGCCCCGGCGTAGTTGACTGCGGCGCACTGATGGACTTCGTGCACCGCGATGCGACCGAAGCGAAGAAGAAATCGCGCGAAGAAGCGAAGCGTGTTTTTGAAGGCATTAAAGCTGCGCACGCCGACTGGCTCAAAGAACATCGCTTATCCGGGCGAGCATTGAGGCGCGCCGGCAGCCCGTTTAGTGAATCCTACGACGATCTCGAACGCTGGCTGGAAGAAACCGCACCGCAGAAGAAGCCCCGTGCGAAGAGCGGCTTTGTGTACGTCATCGGGCTGGCCGAAGATCCAACAGCCGTGAAGATCGGATTCGCCGCCAACGTTGATGACCGACTTTTAACGCTCCAGACTTCCTCGCACCGGACGTTAAAAGTCCTCGCCACGATCAAGGGAACGATTGCGATGGAAAGGAAGCTTCATCGCGACTTTGCTGACGATCATATTCGGGGCGAATGGTTCCGCCGCAGCGAGGCAATCGAGTCCTTTGTTGCCCGGACGGGCAGCGCCTACCTCCCCTGA
- a CDS encoding DUF4238 domain-containing protein, producing the protein MDRIRTHDVAVDRDFYKLQVLTDEDIKLIKWLVVDAATHELSKRHHTDLLTSFAAPLRFVEKNRSTFKSVESIDEYIDEYQTNAMEDYHGRMEQSFLPILEDVLRGDLSFYEDGDKCITFLHFISTQHMRTKRTREKTIEVLRSKNNIDFSRCWNIAVHMFSFNIGLSLFRERKKRSLLLLENKTGLPFVTGDQPTVNLLADGTAPPDALSFYYPVSPTLGLVLGEADQPPAFGSESLTVADVQHLNDRICAAGHSQVFGHTEAALIPFQGR; encoded by the coding sequence ATGGACCGCATACGCACGCATGACGTGGCCGTTGATCGCGACTTCTATAAGCTACAAGTCCTGACCGATGAAGATATAAAGCTCATCAAGTGGCTGGTTGTCGATGCGGCAACGCACGAACTCAGCAAGCGCCACCACACGGACCTGCTAACGAGCTTTGCGGCGCCCCTGCGCTTTGTTGAGAAGAACAGGAGCACATTCAAAAGTGTCGAATCTATCGACGAATATATCGATGAGTACCAGACCAACGCCATGGAAGACTATCACGGCCGGATGGAGCAATCCTTTCTTCCCATCCTTGAAGACGTGTTGAGGGGCGACCTCTCATTCTACGAGGACGGCGACAAGTGCATCACCTTCCTGCATTTCATCAGCACCCAGCACATGCGGACGAAACGGACCCGGGAAAAGACGATCGAGGTTCTTCGTTCCAAGAACAACATTGACTTCAGCCGATGCTGGAACATCGCCGTGCATATGTTCTCCTTCAATATCGGCCTTAGTCTCTTCCGGGAACGTAAAAAGAGGAGCCTGCTCCTATTGGAGAACAAGACTGGCCTGCCGTTCGTCACCGGCGATCAGCCGACCGTCAATCTGCTGGCGGATGGGACGGCGCCTCCCGATGCGCTATCATTTTACTATCCCGTTTCACCGACGCTCGGCCTTGTGCTCGGCGAAGCAGACCAGCCGCCGGCGTTTGGGTCAGAGAGCCTGACGGTTGCGGATGTGCAGCATCTCAATGATCGGATATGTGCGGCGGGCCATAGTCAGGTGTTCGGGCATACCGAAGCAGCGCTTATTCCCTTTCAGGGGAGGTAG